Part of the Streptococcaceae bacterium ESL0687 genome is shown below.
ACATGTGGATGCTCTGCTAAAATTTTAGTAATTTTCTTATATTCATCAGGATTCATCTTATTTTCATAAAGAATTTCACCCTTGTATTCAACGATACTTCCATTTTCAGCGATAAAGGCTACCTGATCTGTAAAATCTGAAAATAAATCTTTGAGGCTAGCAAGTTGACGGCCACTTGCTGCAACAAAAATAAGTCCTTGATTTTTAAATTCTTCTAAGACATGCCCTAGACGTTGTTTGTCAAAGCTTCCATCTTCCTTGAGGAAGGTTCCGTCCATGTCGGTTGCTACTAACTTAATCAAATCTATCTCCCTTAAAATTTTGAAAACGAGGCCAGACTACTTACTTAGTCTTTCCAAAGGGCCTTAACTTTTTCTTGAACCTCTTTGTTGTCAAGGAATTCATCATAGGTTTCATCAATACGGTCGATAACCCCGTTCTTAGAAAGAACAACGATATGGTTTGCTAGCGTATTGATGAACTCGTGGTCATGGCTGGCAAAGAGAATACTTCCCTTGAAGGCCTTAAGACCATCATTTAGGGCTGAGATTGACTCAAGGTCCAAGTGGTTTGTTGGGTCGTCAAGTACAAGGACATTAGACTTAAGGAGCATAAGTTTACTTAGCATAACGCGGACTTTTTCTCCCCCACTAAGCACGTTAACTGACTTGTTAACCTCTTCTCCTGAGAAGAGCATGCGTCCAAGGAAACCACGTAGGAAGGTATTGTCGTCTTCTTCCTTGCTGGCAAACTGACGAAGCCAGTCAAGAATTGTTTCCCCACCTGCAAAGTCACGTGAGTTATCTTTTGGAAGGTATGATTGGCTGGTTGTAACACCCCATTTGATTTCACCAGTGTAGTCAATGTCACCCATTAGTGCACGCATAAGAGCAGTTGTTTGGATGTCATTTTGTCCGATGAAGGCAGCCTTATCACCTGGTTTAAGGATGAAGCTTATGTTATCAAGGATAACTTCTCCGTCGATTTCGATGCGAAGGTCTTTTACTGAAAGCAGGTCATTACCGATTTCACGTTCAGGCTTGAAGTTGATAAATGGGTATTTACGGCTTGATGGAACGATTTCTTCAAGTTCGATTTTATCAAGCATTTTCTTACGTGATGTTGCTTGTTTGGACTTAGAGGCGTTAGCTGAGAAGCGGGCAACGAACTCTTGAAGTTCCTTGATTTTTTCTTCAGCCTTACGGTTTTGGTCCCCTTGCAGTTTAAGAGCAAGCTCACTAGATTCCTTCCAGAAATCATAGTTACCAACGAAAAGTTTGATTTTACCAAAGTCAAGGTCAGCCATGTGGGTACATACCTTGTTTAGGAAGTGACGGTCATGGGATACGACGATTACGGTGTTTTCAAAGTTGATTAGGAACTCTTCCAGCCAGTTGATGGCTTGGATGTCAAGACCATTGGTCGGCTCGTCTAGTAGAAGGACGTCTGGTTTACCAAAGAGGGCTTTAGCCAGTAGGACCTTCACGTGTTCACCAGCTGTAAGATTGGCCATAACATCATTGTGTAAGTGCACTGGGATTCCCAGGTTTTGTAGAAGGGAAGCAGCTTCACCTTCGGCTTCATATCCACCCATTTCTCCAAATTGTGCTTCAAGTTCTGCAGCACGCATGAAGTCGTCATCAGTTGACTCAGGGTTCATGTAGATGGCATCTTTTTCAGTGGCGATTTTAGAAAGGGCCTCGTTTCCGGCCATAACCACGTCAAGTGGAGTTTGTTCCTCATAGTCAAAGTGGTTCTGACGAAGAACTGAAAGACGTTCGTCAGGTCCTAGTGAAACGTGACCTGTAGATGGCTCAATGTCACCAGCTAGGATGCGGAGGAAGGTTGATTTACCAGCACCATTGGCACCGATAAGTCCATAACAGTTCCCCGGAGTAAATTTGATGTTTACTTCATCAAAAAGTTTGCGGTCTGAAAATTGTAGACTGATATCGTTAACTGTAAGCATTTTTTCTCCTATTAATGTAGATATATTCTTCTATTTTACAGGTTTTTTAGCTAAAAGTAAATCTCAGGGCATTATTATAAGGAAAAGTTAATGTCCAGAGAGCGGTAGTTAGAAGCCTAAATCTT
Proteins encoded:
- a CDS encoding ATP-binding cassette domain-containing protein, giving the protein MLTVNDISLQFSDRKLFDEVNIKFTPGNCYGLIGANGAGKSTFLRILAGDIEPSTGHVSLGPDERLSVLRQNHFDYEEQTPLDVVMAGNEALSKIATEKDAIYMNPESTDDDFMRAAELEAQFGEMGGYEAEGEAASLLQNLGIPVHLHNDVMANLTAGEHVKVLLAKALFGKPDVLLLDEPTNGLDIQAINWLEEFLINFENTVIVVSHDRHFLNKVCTHMADLDFGKIKLFVGNYDFWKESSELALKLQGDQNRKAEEKIKELQEFVARFSANASKSKQATSRKKMLDKIELEEIVPSSRKYPFINFKPEREIGNDLLSVKDLRIEIDGEVILDNISFILKPGDKAAFIGQNDIQTTALMRALMGDIDYTGEIKWGVTTSQSYLPKDNSRDFAGGETILDWLRQFASKEEDDNTFLRGFLGRMLFSGEEVNKSVNVLSGGEKVRVMLSKLMLLKSNVLVLDDPTNHLDLESISALNDGLKAFKGSILFASHDHEFINTLANHIVVLSKNGVIDRIDETYDEFLDNKEVQEKVKALWKD